GAAGCCCCACCCGCAGGCCAGCGCGGCCGCCAGCGCCCGGCGCGCCACGTCGCCGTCCAGGAACACCGCGTAGAAGATCGACACCAGGCCGATCCCCGACGCCCAGCCGATATCCACGATCCCCGCGTCCCCCGTCCGCCGTTGCACCAGCCACAGCAGGCCGAAAAAGGCCACCATCGCCGCCCAGCCCGCCGGAATGACCCAGGCGCCGGTCATCGCGCCCGCGCCTCCTCGTAGACCTTCGCCGGCGGCTCGCGCAGGTCCCAGACCACCCCGAGCGCGGCCAGCCCGCGCAGCGCGTAGTAGGTCAGGTCCACCTCCCACCAGAAGAAGCCCTGGCGCGCGGCCACGGCATAGCGGTGGTGGTTGTTGTGCCACCCCTCGCCCATGCTCAAGAGCGCCAGCACGGCGTTGTTCCGGCTCGTGTCCGGCGTCGCGTAGCGGCGCGTGCCGGCCATGTGCATGAGCGAGTTGATGCAGAACGTCACGTGGTAGACCAGGACCGTGCTGATGAAGAACCCCCAGACCACGAACCGCGGCCCGGTCGCCCCGCCCGCCGGCTTCAGCCCCTCGCCGACCATATAGAGGAATAGAACCAGCGCGGCGGGCGCGACGAACGGATGCCGGTCCAGGAAGCGCAACTCGGGGTATTTCGCGAAATCCTCGATCAGGTCATAGCGGGTCCGCGAATACTCGGGGACCAGCAGCCAGCCCAGGTGCGCCCAGAAAAAGCCGCGGCGGGACGGCGAATGAATATCGTCCTCCGTGTCGGCCATCCGGTGATGATGCCGGTGGTGCGAGGCCCACCACAGCGGCCCGCGCTGCGCCGCCGTCGCGCCCAGCAGGGCCAGCACGAACTGGAAGGCCCGGCTGGTCTTGAATGCGTTGTGGGAGAAGTAGCGATGATAGCCGCCGGTCAGGGCGAAGACCCGGACCGCGTACATCGCCACGCAAGCGGCCACGGCGGCCCGGCTCACGCCGGTCCAGAACACCGCCAGGCACGCCAGGTGCATGAACAGCAGCGGCAGCCCCTCTTTCCAGTCTAATCGCTGCGAGATGGACGATGCGCCTGTCACCTTTATACACCCCTTCTTTTTTCTACCCGATCATCGTGAAGCGAACAAGCCCGCGAATGGCGTCAGGCCTCAACGGCAGGACTGATTCATGAGAACGGTGAACCCTCGATCCGTGAAGGGAATGCGATTTTTCTCGAGGGGACTCCCCTCGCGAAACGCGGGGGTCCGGAATCCGCGGAGCCAACCGGCCCCGCGACCGGGGGCGGTCGCGGGCTACGCCGAGTGCCGCATCCGCGGCGTCCGCGTAGCGCGGCCTCGCCCTCGAGGCCGACGCATGCCCTGCTGTGCGCGGGCCTTGTTCTTCCATGGTTGGAACGGGTTACGCTCCTTTATGAATCA
This genomic interval from Kiritimatiellia bacterium contains the following:
- a CDS encoding acyl-CoA desaturase: MHLACLAVFWTGVSRAAVAACVAMYAVRVFALTGGYHRYFSHNAFKTSRAFQFVLALLGATAAQRGPLWWASHHRHHHRMADTEDDIHSPSRRGFFWAHLGWLLVPEYSRTRYDLIEDFAKYPELRFLDRHPFVAPAALVLFLYMVGEGLKPAGGATGPRFVVWGFFISTVLVYHVTFCINSLMHMAGTRRYATPDTSRNNAVLALLSMGEGWHNNHHRYAVAARQGFFWWEVDLTYYALRGLAALGVVWDLREPPAKVYEEARAR